Part of the Sphingobacterium sp. LZ7M1 genome, ATGATTGATAACATACAAATACTGTGGATACCACATAAAGTAGGATGCTGTTAATGGCATATTTCGACCGCCATTCTAATACAACATCTTTATATATTAATGTTTTTACTTGTTCGAACAGATTCATGTAGCACAAAGATACAAATCAATCTGTTGAGCATTGTATGATTGCGCTAGAAATTAAGCGTTTTTAATTTCTGACTTTGCTTTATCAGCTGCATCTTCAGCTCTGTTTGCTAAATTATGGGCAGCATCAGATGCCTTTCCAGCCCATTCGTTTGCTTTTGATGAAGCTTTGTCCAAAGCATCACGGCCAGCATTCTTAGCACGGTCTTTTAAGTTCTCTAAATCTTCCTTAGCAGTTTTAGCTAATTTTTGAGCTCTCTTCGCTTCTTTTTTAGAAAGATCCTTGATCGATTTTGTTAAGCTCTTGATGCCATCATTAGCACGATCTAATTGTTTCTTTCCGTCTTCAGTTCCTAATAAGTAATATGCTGCAGTTCCTACTGCTAATCCTAGTAAGGCAAATGCCACTAATCCATTTCTATTTTTTTCCATGATTCTATTTTTTTATCCTATTTAGTCTAATATGTTCTGTTAATGATAAACAAGGTATAAGCCAAAATGTTTTTTGCTTCCCTAAATTAACAAAAATTAACTTTCAACTACGTGAAGGGACTGTAATGTATAGAGATGATGGTATAATCCGCTGCCTTTTTCCATTAATTCCTGGTGGGTTCCCATATCTGAAATGATGCCATCTTCGACAACAATAATCTTGTCAGCGTCTCGAATAGTGGACAGTCGGTGTGCTATAATTATGGATGTCCTGTTCTTCATCAGTTCTACCAATGCTTGCTGGACCATCCTTTCTGATTCTGAATCTAGGGAAGAGGTAGCCTCATCTAAGATTAAGATGGCTGGATCCTTCAATAGGGCACGGGCAATGGCAATTCTTTGTCTTTGCCCTCCGGATAATTTTACGCCGCGTTCACCTACAACGGTATCATAGCCCTCAGGGAAGTCCATGATAAATTGGTGCGCGTTTGCTCGTTTTGCAGCGGTAATGATATCCTCCGCTTCAGCATTCAGGTTTCCGTAGCTGATGTTCTCACGGATGGTACCTCCAAACAAAAGTACATCCTGTGGGACAATGGCAACTTGGTTCCTGATATCGGTCAGGGCCAGCTGATCTGCTGGAATACCATCATATTTTAAGGTACCACTGCTAGGCTGATAAAATTGTAGGATCAAGGATGCAATGGTCGATTTCCCAGTTCCACTAGGGCCGACAATTGCCAGTTTTTTACCCGCAGCAACATGAAAAGAGAGATCTTTTAATATGGTCAGGTCCGGTCGGGTCGGATAGGCAAAGGTCACGTGATCAAATTGGATGTCACCATGCAACTCCACCTTGATCTCTTTATCTTCTTCGCTGACCTGTATATCTTCCTTAGGCTCGTTCAAGATTTCCAACACACGTTCACTTGCCCCTAAAGAGCGTTGTAAGGTGGCATAAAGTTCTGGGAAACTACCCATTGAACCAGCAACAAACATGGAATATAATATATACGTCGTTAAATCTCCTACCGAAATTTCATGGATGGAAACTAAGGATGCACCGTACCAGATAACGATAATGACTGCCCCGAAGATGGCAAATATGATAAATGAGGCAAAAATACCGCGGTAAGTTGCGCCTTTTACAGCTAATGCCACCGATTGGTTCAGCTTTTCTGCATAACGCTTTGATTCAAAGAACTCGTTTACAAAAGCCTTGACATTGCTGATGCCCAATAATGTTTCTTGTACAACAGAATTGGATTCTGCCAGTTTATCTTGTGCTTCCCTAGAAAGGTTCCGGATGAATCTCCCGAAAATAATCGCCACGATAATGATCAACGGTAGGATACATAGGTTCATCAATGCCAACTTTGGCGAAACCCATATCAATAGAGCTACCCCAAAACATAGACTGATGGTCTGCCTGAGCATTTCTGCCAAGGTCGTGGTCATGGTGTCCTGGATCTGGGAAAGGTCGGATGATAGGCGACTGTTCAGTTCACCAACCCTGCGGTTAGCAAAAAAATCAATCGGTAAGGTAATCAATCGATGGTAGGTGTCCTTGCGGATATTGGCTAATGCTTTTTCGGCAATCTCCACAAACAAGCGGATCCGAAAAAAAGAAATTACGGACTGAAAGGATAAGATGATCAATGACAATCCACCAATGTACATCACGCTAGCCGGTAGCCACTCGTATTTCACCCTTCCCTGTGCGGCATCTATCATTGCTCCCAATAGCGCCGGAAACGTCAGCATGGTTAAGCTGGAAAGGATTAAAAAAACCATCCCAATCACAAATTTCCACTTAAAAGGCTTGATGTAGGAAAATATCCGTAGTGCTTTCTGGAAAATTTCTTTGTTCAGCTTCGGTTTGGGTAAATCCCCCGAATGGGTGTCTCCACTGTTCAATCTCGGTCTGGCCATGTACTAATTTCTTTCTCTTTTTGAGCAAAAGTACCAATATAAATAGGTCTTCTTATCACTATTCCGTCAATTTTTTGGGTTTATGCCTATTGTACTGATAAATCAGAAGGATTATTAAAGCTATGATGACGATAACTGCCAAATAAATCAGCACCCCGTTGCCCGTATCCGTACTTTCCATGGATTTCAGCTCTTCCCGTAGTTTGTCATTTTCATTCTGCAGTTTTGTGATGGTTTTCATGTATGCAGAAACCTGCATGTCATATTCACCGGCCAACCGTTGATAGCGTTCACTTTGCGCATCCTTTAAATCTAATAATTTCCGGGTTTCCAAAAAGATGTTATTGTCGTTCAATACCACCTGTCTCAGGATATCGATGGATTTCTGCATGTCCTTCTTGGTCTTGAACAGTCCGAACACCCCAGTTTTCTTCTCCAATGACTGGTCATATTCCCCAAATCGACGGCTCCTATCGTTCAATAATTGATTCACTCGTTCCCGTTGTGCCTCAAATGTTATGGAGTCTGCCTTGACTGCCGTACTATCTTGAGCGTGCAACAATTGAACAAAAAAGAGGGCAATCAGTAGCAGGAAGTTGTGTTTTTTCATGTTTGTATGGATGATCCTTGCTTTATTTTTTTTAATCATGGCTTCGTTAACAGCAATTTTACTGCCTTTTTTTGTATTGATGCTGTTTCTAGGTCTATTTATTGCCGACAATCAATAAAATCTCATTATTGTGAAAAAACATTAACCTGCTGTCGCACTTTGAGTTTTGTTATCGTATATCATAAATATAATCCAATTGTATAAACTTATGAAATCCACAACACTAACTGTTAAAAGATGCTTTTTGCTGATTTTGCCAGTCCTGCTATTTTCTCTTTTTTGGGGCTGTGACAAAATTGGCTCCGAGGGGACCTATATTGCCAAGATTCCCATCTATAAAACTTTGCGAGAAATCAGGGCAAGCAATATTAGTATCACTCAACCCCAACCAATGACTTCAACAGGAAAAATTTATCTATATAAGGATTATCTATTGGTCAATGAACCGAATAAAGGTATTCATATTTATGATAATAGCAATCCTGCAACTCCCAAACCCTTGGGTTTTCTGCCGATCCTTGGGAATTTTGATCTTGGGGTACAAAATAACCTGCTCTATGTCGATAATATTGTCGATCTGTTGACCTTTGATATCTCTAATATCAGCAAACCCGTTTTGCTTAATCGACAAAAGGATGTGTTTGCTGTCAAATATATAGTGGACAACAAACCGGTTAATGTTTTAAGGGATGACGACCCTGTGCCCGTGGCTTACCGGGACTCGTTGGTGAGTTTCGCTGATCATCGCGAATATAAACCTGATGGCCAGCGCTATTTGGACTATGAAAGTATAGGTAATAATTATTCCGGTTCAAATGGGAGTGGCACCAGTGGAAACACGGTTGGACAAGCAGGTTCTTTGGCTAGGTTTGCCATTGCCGAAAACTTCCTGTTTGCCATTTTTCAGGATAAAGTGAAAAACTTTGACCTTCAAAATGCCCGCGCACCAAAATTGATCAATGAAGTGAGCCTTGGTTTTGGAATCGAAACCTTGTTTCCCTACAAGAAATCTCTGTTTGTCGGTGCAAATAATGGTATGCATATCCTAGATATCTCTAATCCGACCAGCCCTAAGGAGCTTGCTAATTATTCCCATGCCTTTGCCTGTGACCCTGTCGTTGTCAACGATGATTTTGCTTTTGTGACTTTACGAACCGGTACGATATGTAATGGAAACGTCAATGCCTTGCAAGTTGTCAATATCCGTGACCTGAGTGCACCTCAACTGGTGAAGAGCTATAACCTGAAAAGCCCTCATGGATTGGCCCTGACCGGTGAGCATCTCTATGTATGTGAAGGTGAGTCCGGTTTGAAAAGCTTCAAGGTTACCGATGTCACGGCCATTGATAAGAACATCATGCAGAACTTGGAAAACCTGAAAAGCTTTGATGTCATTGCAGGACCAAAATCCTTGATAGTCTTGGGGCCTGAGGGTATCTGCCAATATGATTATACCAACAAAGCCAATTTGAAACAATTGAGCTGTATTTCCATTAACCTGAAAAAATAATTCTTTATGAAGCAGCGTTTCAAATTGTTTTTGGTCCTCATTTTAGGACTGAACGGTATCCAAGTGTTAAGAGCCCAAGAGAAAAAATACATGAACCATACCGAATTTGGGGTCATGGCCTATGATATGACATTCCAGGAAGCCGGCATTACCGCCCAAACCTTTAATGGATACCAATTGAATCCTGATTTAGCTATCGGAGGGACTGCAGGTTTCGAAAAATATGCTGTTGATGCCATCCATACTTTTTCCTCTGTCCCGATTTCCTTGGGAGCACGATACACCTTTTTGGATCCCGGTAAGGCAAGGATAATTTCCGGATTAGATGCTGGTTACGGCTTTATTTGGGAAAATGAACCTCGACAAAAGGGCGATATCTCAGGTGGAATACGGATAGCCCCAGAATTGGGCGTCAAATTGAAACTGTCCGAAGGAACTGGTTTTATATCATTCACTTTAGGCTACCAGTACCAAGCTATAAAAGCTAAATATACCCAGCAAAAGCCACCTATTTTTGAACCCTATGTGAATTACATCCAAGCTTATCCAATTGATGAGTATGCAGAAACCAAGAAAATGGATGCCCACAGGTTCTCCTTAAAGGTAGGATTTGGATTCTAAAACGTATTCACGATAAAAAAATAATCCTAATAACCATAACATGGGAAGGGTGGCAAAGTGATTTGCTACCCTTTGTTTTTTGTGCTTTCAAAGGGGCTATTTATTCGAGTTTTATTTAGACCTTATTCGAGGCATATTCGAGAAAACCCGGTTTGCGTTCGGAAAATTCGGAATGTGTCTCGAATGAGTCCCGAATGAGATATGGATAAATTTCAGTATTTCTTACATGTGAAATTAACACTTAACAATTTATCGGTTAGTCGATTGCGAACAGAAAAAAACGTGGAACATTTTGTCGACCAGACTCCATTTGAGGGTCTATTTCTTTTCCAGGAACTCAACAAGTATGGTTTCATCTTGGTATAGTCCTAACAACTGGCTTGCATGGCCTTTGTTGATGGCTATTTCCAAGAAGTTGCTGATTCCGAATAAGCATAGCTTCTCGCCTTCGGCAACCTCATTGTAGTGCCAAGAGAGGTTGCTGATCGTTTCGTTTCGCTTGAAGCGTAGGATAAAATCTCGGCCCTGTTGGACTTGGTTGAAGAGGTCCTTGCTGATATTGCTGATGACATTACCAAAGGAGTCGATGAAAGTGACATGGCCCTTGATGCTGTTCTGGTTGTAGATGGGTTGAAATGTGACTTTCTGTACCGCATTGTCGATAGGGAGGCCAATATCTTGGAGTTTACCGCCATCTGCGATGTGACAGGCAGCTTTGGTCAGGATATCAGCAAGCGGGAAATGCAGATAGCGTAGATCCTGCATGATATTGATCTCGACCATTTCAGTTGGTTTGTCTTCACCGATGATGATACTGAAGATACCGTTGTCTGCACCGACAAAGAACTGACCTTTGTAGGCCATGGCGAGGTAACGCGAGTCTTCTTGGAAGACGGTGTCGATACCGATTAAGTGTACGGTATTCTTTGGGAAGTACGGATAAGCGTTGTTGATAACGAATGCCGCATGTTGAATACTGAAAGAAGGGATATCGTGAGAAATGTCAACGAGCCTAACATTCGGCAACTGCGAAATGATACTGCCTTTGAGTGCAGCTTGATAAAAATCGCGATGACCTAAATCGGTGGTTAACGTAATTACTCCCATAGTGTTCAGCAAGCCTGAAGCTAAAAAAATTATATTGTTATTTTGTTAAGCGAATTACAAAAATAGAAAAAGTAAATCGATTGCTAAATCTATTATGAATTAATACTTGCAATTGCTTTTAATTCTGCTCAATTAGTTTGTATTTTTGATTCAAGAAAGTGTGAAAAGCGCATAATATTTTCGTTTTTTTGATATCTTTATTTGCACGCCAATCGGACAGGACGTGAAATATTCAGGAAATTAATTAGGAAACAATTTGAGCGAATTAGAAATCAATTTAGATGTTGTCAATTTGGTGACATTGTGGGGAGCTCAGAATGAAAATTTTGAGTTTATAAAGAAAGCTTTTCCGAAGTTACGTCTAGTAGCGCGAGGGAGTACCTTGAAGGTTTTAGGTGAAGAAGGGGAGCGGACAAGGTTTCAACAGGTATTTGATGATATTCTAGCTCATATCAACCAATTTCAGACGCTTTCCTTGTTGGAATTGGAAAGTTTGTTAGGATCTGTATCGAGTGTAAAACCCGTGATTGCAGAAAAGGAAGAAGGCGAACAGAAGGCTGCGGCTTTTAAAGGTGAACCAATCGTTTATGGTCCAAATGGTATCGTGGTACGTGCTCGGACGCCTAATCAAAGGCGTATGGTGGACAGTATCAATAAGAATGACATTCTTTTTGCCATTGGTCCAGCAGGTACCGGAAAAACCTATACAGCAGTTGCCCTTGCGGTACGAGCTTTAAGGAATAAAGAAATCAAACGTATTATCCTGACCAGGCCAGCGGTGGAAGCGGGTGAAAACCTAGGTTTCTTGCCAGGCGATCTAAAAGAGAAGGTTGATCCATATCTACGTCCACTATATGATGCATTGGATGATATGATTCCAGCGGAAAAATTGAAAGGATATCTGGAGAACAGAACCATTGAAGTAGCTCCATTGGCATTTATGCGCGGAAGGACCTTGGACAATTGCTTTGTTATCCTAGATGAGGCACAGAATGCCACAGATATGCAGCTCAAGATGTTCTTGACGCGGATGGGGCCAACTGCCAAATTTATCGTGACAGGGGACATGACTCAGGTGGATTTACCTAAAAAAACGCAATCGGGATTAGTCAATGCCGTGAAGATTTTGGATGGGATCGAAGGGATAGATATGATTTACCTGAGCGGTTCGGATGTCGTTCGCCATAAATTGGTGAAACGTATCTTGGAAGCTTACGGTGACATTTAAGATTAAATTAACGCGTTTCAGACGCACACACAATGAATAATACAATAAAAGAAACAAATTTTAACTTCAAGGGACAGACAGCATTTTATAGAGGAAAAGTAAGAGATGTGTACAGCATCGGGTCGGACTACCTGGTGATGGTGGCTTCAGACCGAATTTCTGCTTTTGATGTGGTATTGCCAAAGCCTATTCCTTTTAAAGGTCAGGTTTTGAACCAAATTGCATCCAAATTTCTGTCTGCCACAGCTGATATCCTTCCAAATTGGGTGGCATCCGTTCCAGACCCAAATGTTACAATAGGAAAGAAATGTGAACCTTTCAAGGTTGAAATGGTGATCCGTGGATATGTTTCAGGACATCTTTGGAGAACCTACCGCGATGGTGGAAGGGTGCTGTGTGGGGTGGAGCTTCCTGAAGGATTAAAAGAGAACGATAAATTACCTACTCCAATCATTACCCCATCGACAAAAGCAGATGTGGGCCATGATGAGGATATTTCCAGAGCGGATATTATTGCTAGAGGCATTGTGTCAGAAGAGGATTATTCGCAATTGGAGAAGTATGCCCATGCTTTATATCAGCGGGGAACTGAGATTGCTGCCGAACGAGGCTTGATCTTGGTGGATACCAAATATGAGTTTGGGAAGAAAGATGGACAGATCTATTTGATCGACGAAATCCATACGCCTGATTCTTCCCGTTATTTTTATGCAGAAGGCTATGAGGAGCGTCAGGAAAAGGCGGAACCGCAGAAACAGCTCTCGAAAGAATTTGTGAGGCAATGGTTGATCGAAAATGGATTCCAAGGAAAAGAAGGACAAAAAGTACCTGAAATGACCGAAGAAATTGTTAAATCCATTTCTGAGCGCTATATTGAGCTTTACGAACACATTACAGGGGAGAAGTTTCATTATCCGGAAGAAGGCCATGTCCTGGAGCGGGTAGAAAAGAATGTAGCGAAAGCCTTGGAAGAACTGATTTAAGGATAAACACAACTAATTATTTATAGACAGATGAAATTTACGGTAGACAAATACGATCGATATGTTGTAATAGAGCCTCTTCAAGAGAGGTTGGACGGAGAAACTGCCGCAAGTTTAAAAGGCGAGTTTATGTTGCGCAATACAGGTGGGCAACGCAATATTGTATTGGACATGAACAATGTGAAATCCACTGATGAGACAGGGATTCGCACAGGTCTATTGGCTCGTCGTCTATGTAAATCACTAGGGGGGCTATTTATCTTGACAAATCTAAATGAGGAGATCTTGACTTACATCAAATCTTTGGGATTGGATAAATATCTGATCATTACCAAGAACATTGAGAAAGCCAAGGACCTGATCTTTGGGAATGAAATCCGATTAGATTTAAAAGAAGAGCAAGAGTAATATGTTACGATTTGAGGTATTAATATTAGGAAACAGTTCGGCGACACCCATGTTCGAGCGTCATCCTACATCTCAAGTAGTAAATTATAATGAGCAATTGTTCTTGATTGACTGTGGAGAGGGCACCCAGATGCAACTCTCTAAGTATGGGATCAAGAGCAATCGCATCGATCACATCTTTATTAGCCATCTGCATGGTGATCATTACCTAGGACTTGTTGGCCTGGTATCATCCATGCACCTGGTTGGTAGGAAGGCTGATCTCCATATCTACGGTCCTGCCCCGTTGCAGGAAATCCTAGAGTTACATTTTAAATATTCTGAAACGGTAATCCGTTATAATATCATCTTCCATCAGACCAATCCGGATCAAGAGGAGGTAATATTTGAGTCGAGGATGTTGACGGTCAGGTCCTTTCCATTGATCCACCGAATATCCTGCACGGGATTTCGATTTGATGAAGGCAAACGGGCAGCAGCCTTACGGGCGGATAAAGTGGAGGAGTTAAAGATACCCAAAGTATATTTTGCAGCGCTGAAAAAAGGGATCGATTATGTCGATCCACAGGGAAAGGTCTATGCCGCAAATGAATTGACCTTGCCGCCTCCAGAATCTAGGAGCTATGCCTATTGCTCGGATACCGTAAGGCATCCGATTTACCTGCGTTCAATAGAAGGAGCTGATCTATTGTACCATGAGAGCACCTTTTTGCATGAAATGGTAGACCGTGCCAAAGAGACCTTCCATACTACTTCCTTGGAAGCAGCAGAAATTGCAAAGGAAGCACATGTAAAGAAGCTTTTACTTGGCCATTATTCAGCGAGATACAGGACTTTGCAGCCATTATTGGAGGAAGCGCAGCAGGTTTTTCCAAATACCGAACTGTCAGTGGAAGGGAAATGGTTTTTAGTTTAGTGATTTTGTTTATTTTTGGCCATATTTACAGCTCGAAAAAATTTAGACTACTACAATGTCATTCAACTTAACCGCACTTCTTCGAGATAACATCAAGAACCTTGTGCCCTATTCTTCGGCGCGAGATGAATTTAAGGGAGAAGCATCTGTTTTTTTAGATGCCAATGAGAACTCTTTTGGCTCTCCACTTCCACATGATTACAACCGTTATCCGGATCCCCTGCAACATCAACTTAAGGGTAAGCTATCCAAGATCAAGGGTGTGCCTGCGGAAAATATTTTCTTGGGCAACGGTTCTGATGAGGCCATTGATATTTTATACCGAGCATTCTGTACCCCTAAAATAGATAATGTGATCTTGGTCCCTCCAACCTATGGGATGTATGAGGTTTCCGCCAATATCAATGATGTTGAAACACGGAAAGTCAATTTGACCAAGGATTTTCAGCTTGACCTTGACGGGATTGCTGAAGCAATCGATATGCATACCAAGATGATCTTTGTGTGCTCGCCAAACAATCCTACCGGAAACAGCATCGATCCATTGGATATAGAAACACTTTTAGTGAACTTCTCTGGTTTAGTAGTCGTGGACGAGGCCTATATCAATTATTCAAAGCAGAAGTCCTTTACCCATTCTTTGCCTGAGTTTCCTAATCTGGTCATCCTGCAGACCCTTTCAAAGGCCTGGGGCTTGGCCGCTTTACGCTTAGGCTTAGCATTTGCAAGTAAGGAAATCATTGAGGTTTTCAACAAGATCAAACCGCCTTACAATATCAACCAAGCTACTCAAGACTTAGTATTGGAGGCTTTAGAGAATGTTGAGGTAGTCAACAAATGGATTAAGACGACTGTTGCCGAAAGGGAAGAACTGTCCAAGAAATTGGAGGCTTTTCAACAGGTTGAGCATATTACACCTTCAGATGCCAACTTTATCTTGGTAAAGCTGGAGCGACCAAAAGAATTATATGGGCACTTGGTGGGACGTGGCATTATCGTTCGCGACCGATCCAAAGTAGCCTTATGTGAAGGTTGTCTGCGCATTACCATTGGAACAAAACTTGAAAACGAAAAATTATTAGAAGAGATCCAACAATTTTATAAATAAGTAAGCATGGCAGATCAATTAAAAAGAATACTGTTTATCGATAGAGATGGAACTTTAATTTTAGAGCCTGAGGATGAGCAGATTGATTCCTTTGCAAAGTTGAAGTTTTATCCAGGGGCTTTGCAGTACTTGCCTAAAATTGCAAAAGAACTTGATTTTGAGTTGGTGTTGGTAAGTAATCAGGATGGTTTGGGAACTTCCTCGCACCCTGAAGAGAACTTTTGGCCGGTCCATCAATTTGTTGTGGATACCTTTTCAGGTGAAGGAGTGACTTTTGTTAAAGAACATATTGACAAAACATTTCCACATGAGAATGCGGAGACCCGTAAGCCAGGAATTGGAATGTTAAAGGAATATTTTGACGAAGCGAAATACGACTTGGCGAATTCTTTCGTCATCGGAGACCGCGTCAATGATGTGAAATTAGCACAAAACCTTGCCGCTAAGGCTATTTGGTTAAGGAATAACGACGAATTGGGCATGCATGAGAATGTTGCCATTTCGGAGGATTGCATTGCATTGGAAACCAGCGAATGGAAAGCTATCTATGAGTTCTTGAAATTGGGAAGCCGTACCGGTGAGCACCATCGTAAGACCAATGAAACGGATATCTATATTAAATTGAACTTGGACGGAAGTGGGAAATCCGATATTGAAACGGGCCTTCCATTTTTCGATCATATGTTGGATCAATTAGCGCGTCATGGTGCATTGGATCTAACGATCAAAGCTAAAGGTGATTTACATATCGATGAGCACCATACCATCGAAGATACAGGAATTGCCTTGGGTGAAATCTTTTTGGACGTGTTGGGGAATAAGCGCGGAATTGAACGTTATGCCTATACTCTTCCAATGGATGATTGCTTAGCACAAGTAGCTATCGATTTTGGAGGAAGGAATTGGATTGTTTGGGATGCAGAATTCAAACGCGAGAAAATTGGAGATATGCCAACCGAGATGTTTTTCCATTTCTTCAAGTCCTTTTCAGATGCGTCAAAATCGAACCTGAACATTCAGGCGACTGGCGACAATGAGCACCATAAAATAGAGGCCATCTTCAAGGCTTTTGCGAAAACCATTAAAAAAGCGGTACGAAGAGATGTTGATAATATGCAACTTCCAAGTACAAAAGGTCTTCTTTAAAAACGAAATGGGATTTAAGGGGTTATATATAAAGGAATTATGATTGGGATAGTAAACTATGGAGCTGGGAATATATTTTCC contains:
- a CDS encoding YtxH domain-containing protein; its protein translation is MEKNRNGLVAFALLGLAVGTAAYYLLGTEDGKKQLDRANDGIKSLTKSIKDLSKKEAKRAQKLAKTAKEDLENLKDRAKNAGRDALDKASSKANEWAGKASDAAHNLANRAEDAADKAKSEIKNA
- a CDS encoding ABC transporter ATP-binding protein, yielding MARPRLNSGDTHSGDLPKPKLNKEIFQKALRIFSYIKPFKWKFVIGMVFLILSSLTMLTFPALLGAMIDAAQGRVKYEWLPASVMYIGGLSLIILSFQSVISFFRIRLFVEIAEKALANIRKDTYHRLITLPIDFFANRRVGELNSRLSSDLSQIQDTMTTTLAEMLRQTISLCFGVALLIWVSPKLALMNLCILPLIIIVAIIFGRFIRNLSREAQDKLAESNSVVQETLLGISNVKAFVNEFFESKRYAEKLNQSVALAVKGATYRGIFASFIIFAIFGAVIIVIWYGASLVSIHEISVGDLTTYILYSMFVAGSMGSFPELYATLQRSLGASERVLEILNEPKEDIQVSEEDKEIKVELHGDIQFDHVTFAYPTRPDLTILKDLSFHVAAGKKLAIVGPSGTGKSTIASLILQFYQPSSGTLKYDGIPADQLALTDIRNQVAIVPQDVLLFGGTIRENISYGNLNAEAEDIITAAKRANAHQFIMDFPEGYDTVVGERGVKLSGGQRQRIAIARALLKDPAILILDEATSSLDSESERMVQQALVELMKNRTSIIIAHRLSTIRDADKIIVVEDGIISDMGTHQELMEKGSGLYHHLYTLQSLHVVES
- a CDS encoding LVIVD repeat-containing protein, whose amino-acid sequence is MTSTGKIYLYKDYLLVNEPNKGIHIYDNSNPATPKPLGFLPILGNFDLGVQNNLLYVDNIVDLLTFDISNISKPVLLNRQKDVFAVKYIVDNKPVNVLRDDDPVPVAYRDSLVSFADHREYKPDGQRYLDYESIGNNYSGSNGSGTSGNTVGQAGSLARFAIAENFLFAIFQDKVKNFDLQNARAPKLINEVSLGFGIETLFPYKKSLFVGANNGMHILDISNPTSPKELANYSHAFACDPVVVNDDFAFVTLRTGTICNGNVNALQVVNIRDLSAPQLVKSYNLKSPHGLALTGEHLYVCEGESGLKSFKVTDVTAIDKNIMQNLENLKSFDVIAGPKSLIVLGPEGICQYDYTNKANLKQLSCISINLKK
- a CDS encoding S-adenosyl-l-methionine hydroxide adenosyltransferase family protein, whose protein sequence is MGVITLTTDLGHRDFYQAALKGSIISQLPNVRLVDISHDIPSFSIQHAAFVINNAYPYFPKNTVHLIGIDTVFQEDSRYLAMAYKGQFFVGADNGIFSIIIGEDKPTEMVEINIMQDLRYLHFPLADILTKAACHIADGGKLQDIGLPIDNAVQKVTFQPIYNQNSIKGHVTFIDSFGNVISNISKDLFNQVQQGRDFILRFKRNETISNLSWHYNEVAEGEKLCLFGISNFLEIAINKGHASQLLGLYQDETILVEFLEKK
- a CDS encoding PhoH family protein encodes the protein MSELEINLDVVNLVTLWGAQNENFEFIKKAFPKLRLVARGSTLKVLGEEGERTRFQQVFDDILAHINQFQTLSLLELESLLGSVSSVKPVIAEKEEGEQKAAAFKGEPIVYGPNGIVVRARTPNQRRMVDSINKNDILFAIGPAGTGKTYTAVALAVRALRNKEIKRIILTRPAVEAGENLGFLPGDLKEKVDPYLRPLYDALDDMIPAEKLKGYLENRTIEVAPLAFMRGRTLDNCFVILDEAQNATDMQLKMFLTRMGPTAKFIVTGDMTQVDLPKKTQSGLVNAVKILDGIEGIDMIYLSGSDVVRHKLVKRILEAYGDI
- a CDS encoding phosphoribosylaminoimidazolesuccinocarboxamide synthase gives rise to the protein MNNTIKETNFNFKGQTAFYRGKVRDVYSIGSDYLVMVASDRISAFDVVLPKPIPFKGQVLNQIASKFLSATADILPNWVASVPDPNVTIGKKCEPFKVEMVIRGYVSGHLWRTYRDGGRVLCGVELPEGLKENDKLPTPIITPSTKADVGHDEDISRADIIARGIVSEEDYSQLEKYAHALYQRGTEIAAERGLILVDTKYEFGKKDGQIYLIDEIHTPDSSRYFYAEGYEERQEKAEPQKQLSKEFVRQWLIENGFQGKEGQKVPEMTEEIVKSISERYIELYEHITGEKFHYPEEGHVLERVEKNVAKALEELI
- a CDS encoding STAS domain-containing protein, which encodes MKFTVDKYDRYVVIEPLQERLDGETAASLKGEFMLRNTGGQRNIVLDMNNVKSTDETGIRTGLLARRLCKSLGGLFILTNLNEEILTYIKSLGLDKYLIITKNIEKAKDLIFGNEIRLDLKEEQE
- a CDS encoding ribonuclease Z; the protein is MLRFEVLILGNSSATPMFERHPTSQVVNYNEQLFLIDCGEGTQMQLSKYGIKSNRIDHIFISHLHGDHYLGLVGLVSSMHLVGRKADLHIYGPAPLQEILELHFKYSETVIRYNIIFHQTNPDQEEVIFESRMLTVRSFPLIHRISCTGFRFDEGKRAAALRADKVEELKIPKVYFAALKKGIDYVDPQGKVYAANELTLPPPESRSYAYCSDTVRHPIYLRSIEGADLLYHESTFLHEMVDRAKETFHTTSLEAAEIAKEAHVKKLLLGHYSARYRTLQPLLEEAQQVFPNTELSVEGKWFLV
- the hisC gene encoding histidinol-phosphate transaminase, whose protein sequence is MSFNLTALLRDNIKNLVPYSSARDEFKGEASVFLDANENSFGSPLPHDYNRYPDPLQHQLKGKLSKIKGVPAENIFLGNGSDEAIDILYRAFCTPKIDNVILVPPTYGMYEVSANINDVETRKVNLTKDFQLDLDGIAEAIDMHTKMIFVCSPNNPTGNSIDPLDIETLLVNFSGLVVVDEAYINYSKQKSFTHSLPEFPNLVILQTLSKAWGLAALRLGLAFASKEIIEVFNKIKPPYNINQATQDLVLEALENVEVVNKWIKTTVAEREELSKKLEAFQQVEHITPSDANFILVKLERPKELYGHLVGRGIIVRDRSKVALCEGCLRITIGTKLENEKLLEEIQQFYK